From the genome of Desulfobaculum xiamenense, one region includes:
- a CDS encoding methyl-accepting chemotaxis protein codes for MASLRDMKLRTKLLATLLGCSLVPLIVLGLLSAEVAKTALVHKSFDELDAIAQIKRNQIETYFARRGDDVSSLAMSRDAAQLFSILNTYREDTNTQPDGNYDVKSGEYQRIWQENSGFFTKYMQVYQYYDIFVISADHGHVMFTAARETDLGENLSAGKLKDSGLASVWRKVIETDSTRYEDFEPYAPSGGAPAAFVAAPIHVQGKTVAVLAVQLSIDAINFIMQERTGLGKSGEIYLVGPDKRMRSDSFLQPDTHSVKASFAGSVEKNGVDTVAVKEALEGKTDHNIITDYTGNSVLSSYGPINFSRERWAMVAEIDEHEIMEPVRSLQMTITIIAIIAAILIGGIAIFFAGSITSPVIAIQAFANKVAQGDLHSKLTGEFGGELRMLAEDIKKMVAELKNKLGFAQGVLNGITLPCSVVSADDKLIFINRQKLDVLGKKGKPKDFEGISSGKFFYNDAGRETLAVRSLKEGKQLTAEVPIKSETGKDYLINSTCTPINDLDGKLIGSLVIWFDLTDIRAQEQRIREQHDRIAKAADKANVVSEQVTSSAEQLAAQIEQSSRGTEVQRQRTTETATAIEEMNATIMEVAKNAGTASDSAKGAKERAMAGGELMQKVIASINMVQKKSLELKESMADLGTHAEGISQVMTVITDIADQTNLLALNAAIEAARAGDAGRGFAVVADEVRKLAEKTMNATQEVGNAISTIQTGTRTSIQEMDEAANLVEKSTELVNDAGTALQAIVKLVESTAAEVQNIATAAEEQSAASEQITRAADEINTIASETADAMNQSAEAVSNLTGLAQELKTIIEDMQED; via the coding sequence ATGGCGTCCCTTCGCGACATGAAGCTTCGCACGAAGCTTTTGGCAACACTGCTGGGCTGTAGTCTTGTGCCCCTGATCGTCCTTGGACTTTTGAGCGCCGAAGTCGCCAAGACAGCCCTCGTCCACAAATCCTTCGACGAACTGGACGCCATCGCCCAGATCAAGCGAAACCAGATCGAGACCTATTTCGCCAGACGCGGCGATGACGTGTCCTCCCTCGCCATGTCGCGCGACGCGGCTCAACTCTTCTCCATCCTCAACACATACCGAGAGGACACGAATACCCAGCCCGACGGCAACTACGACGTCAAGTCAGGGGAATACCAACGCATCTGGCAGGAGAACTCCGGCTTCTTCACGAAGTACATGCAGGTCTATCAGTACTACGACATATTCGTAATCTCCGCAGACCACGGCCATGTAATGTTCACCGCCGCGCGCGAGACCGACCTCGGCGAAAATCTTTCCGCCGGCAAGCTCAAAGATTCCGGTCTTGCCTCCGTATGGCGCAAGGTTATCGAGACGGACAGCACCCGCTATGAGGACTTCGAACCTTATGCCCCTAGCGGCGGAGCGCCCGCAGCCTTCGTCGCCGCCCCCATCCACGTGCAGGGCAAGACCGTCGCCGTGCTTGCGGTCCAGCTCTCAATCGATGCCATCAATTTCATCATGCAGGAGCGCACCGGCCTCGGAAAGTCTGGCGAAATCTATCTCGTCGGCCCGGACAAGCGAATGCGTTCCGACTCCTTCCTCCAGCCGGACACGCACTCCGTGAAGGCATCCTTCGCCGGAAGCGTCGAGAAAAACGGCGTGGACACCGTGGCCGTCAAGGAAGCCCTCGAAGGCAAGACCGATCACAATATCATTACCGACTACACCGGAAACAGCGTGCTCTCGTCCTACGGGCCCATCAACTTCAGCCGCGAGCGCTGGGCCATGGTCGCGGAGATCGACGAGCACGAAATCATGGAGCCGGTGCGTTCGCTCCAGATGACCATCACTATCATCGCGATCATCGCCGCCATTCTCATCGGTGGCATCGCCATCTTCTTTGCGGGGTCCATCACCAGCCCTGTCATTGCCATCCAGGCATTCGCCAACAAGGTCGCCCAGGGCGATCTGCATTCAAAGCTCACGGGCGAGTTCGGCGGAGAGCTTCGAATGCTGGCCGAGGACATCAAGAAGATGGTGGCAGAACTCAAGAACAAGCTCGGATTCGCGCAGGGTGTGCTAAACGGCATCACCCTGCCCTGCTCCGTGGTCAGTGCCGATGACAAGCTCATCTTCATCAACCGCCAGAAGCTCGACGTGCTGGGCAAGAAGGGTAAGCCCAAGGACTTCGAGGGCATATCGTCCGGCAAGTTCTTCTACAACGACGCAGGCCGCGAAACACTGGCCGTGCGCTCGCTCAAGGAAGGCAAGCAACTTACGGCCGAAGTTCCCATCAAGAGCGAAACCGGCAAGGATTACCTCATCAACTCCACCTGCACGCCGATCAACGATCTGGACGGGAAACTCATCGGCTCCCTCGTCATCTGGTTCGATCTCACGGACATCCGTGCGCAGGAGCAACGCATCCGCGAGCAGCACGACCGCATCGCCAAGGCCGCAGACAAGGCAAACGTCGTTTCCGAACAGGTGACGTCGTCCGCCGAGCAACTCGCGGCGCAGATCGAGCAATCGAGCCGCGGAACAGAAGTCCAGCGCCAACGCACCACCGAGACGGCAACCGCCATTGAAGAGATGAACGCCACCATCATGGAAGTGGCCAAGAATGCGGGGACCGCATCGGATAGCGCCAAAGGAGCCAAGGAGAGGGCCATGGCCGGGGGCGAACTGATGCAGAAGGTCATCGCCTCCATCAACATGGTTCAGAAAAAAAGCCTCGAACTGAAGGAGAGCATGGCGGATCTGGGCACGCATGCCGAGGGCATCAGTCAGGTCATGACGGTCATCACCGACATCGCGGACCAGACCAATCTCCTCGCACTCAACGCCGCCATCGAGGCCGCGCGCGCTGGGGACGCCGGACGCGGCTTCGCCGTGGTGGCAGACGAGGTGCGCAAGCTGGCGGAAAAGACCATGAACGCAACGCAGGAAGTCGGCAACGCCATCTCCACCATCCAGACGGGCACCCGCACCAGCATTCAGGAAATGGACGAAGCCGCCAACCTCGTCGAGAAGAGCACGGAACTGGTCAACGATGCGGGAACGGCCCTTCAGGCCATCGTCAAGCTGGTGGAAAGCACCGCCGCCGAGGTTCAAAACATCGCCACCGCCGCCGAGGAGCAATCCGCAGCGTCCGAGCAGATCACCCGCGCAGCGGACGAGATCAACACCATCGCATCGGAGACCGCCGACGCCATGAACCAGTCCGCCGAGGCCGTGTCCAACCTGACCGGGCTAGCGCAGGAACTCAAGACCATCATCGAGGACATGCAAGAGGATTGA